A genomic region of Mycobacterium senriense contains the following coding sequences:
- the pncA gene encoding pyrazinamidase PncA — MRALIIVDVQNDFCQGGSVPTARGAAVAPAINDYLSGDPGYHYVVATQDFHIDPGDHFSDRPDFTSSWPVHCVAGSTGANLRPDLDMRRIDAVFRKGAHAAAYSGFEGADQNGTTLLEWLRRREVDEVDVVGIATDFCVRRTAEDAAAAGLKTRVLVDLTAAAGVDSTAEALAEMRSAGIELVGGS, encoded by the coding sequence GTGCGAGCGTTGATCATCGTCGACGTGCAAAACGATTTCTGCCAGGGCGGCTCCGTGCCGACGGCCCGCGGTGCCGCGGTGGCGCCCGCGATCAACGACTACCTGTCCGGCGATCCGGGCTACCACTACGTCGTGGCCACCCAGGACTTCCACATCGATCCGGGTGATCATTTCTCCGACCGGCCGGACTTTACATCCTCGTGGCCAGTGCACTGCGTCGCCGGAAGCACGGGCGCGAATCTTCGGCCCGATCTAGACATGCGGCGCATCGATGCGGTCTTTCGCAAGGGCGCGCACGCCGCCGCCTACAGCGGTTTCGAGGGCGCCGACCAGAATGGGACGACGCTACTTGAATGGTTGCGGCGGCGGGAGGTCGACGAGGTCGACGTGGTCGGCATCGCCACCGACTTTTGCGTCCGCCGAACCGCCGAGGACGCGGCGGCGGCGGGTCTGAAGACTCGGGTGCTGGTGGACCTGACCGCGGCCGCGGGGGTGGACTCCACTGCCGAGGCACTGGCGGAAATGCGCTCGGCCGGCATCGAGTTGGTTGGAGGGTCGTAA
- a CDS encoding nuclear transport factor 2 family protein, with translation MVVPLDREHLLAAAERSPQAAAAHDRAGWVGLFTGDGRIEDPVGSRPHVGHEQIGRFYDTFIGPRDIKFHRDLDIVVGTAVLRDLELEVAMGSAVTMYIPAFLRYDLRETNGEWKIGELRAYWELPAMMVQFLRTGSGAVGPALNLCRGLMSNQGWRGTAGFMTGFRRVGARHQRLVTTFLDAVARKDTFSAARVLSSDAAITLGDRDPLELAELAEQLDGAGATKMNSAGPTVAVSLHSGHGRAIMFADVAWRGNAINRIRYFPA, from the coding sequence ATGGTGGTGCCGCTGGATCGGGAGCATCTGCTGGCCGCCGCGGAGCGTTCGCCGCAGGCGGCCGCCGCCCATGACCGCGCCGGGTGGGTGGGTCTGTTCACCGGTGACGGCCGGATCGAGGACCCGGTGGGCTCGCGACCCCACGTGGGGCATGAGCAGATCGGCCGCTTCTACGACACATTCATCGGTCCGCGTGACATCAAGTTCCATCGCGATCTCGACATCGTCGTCGGCACGGCGGTGCTGCGTGACCTCGAGCTCGAGGTGGCGATGGGTTCGGCCGTGACGATGTACATTCCGGCGTTCCTGCGCTACGACCTCCGAGAAACTAACGGCGAGTGGAAGATTGGCGAACTACGAGCCTACTGGGAGCTTCCCGCCATGATGGTGCAGTTCCTGCGCACCGGCTCCGGCGCGGTGGGCCCCGCGCTGAACCTGTGCAGGGGGCTGATGAGCAACCAAGGCTGGCGGGGGACCGCCGGTTTCATGACCGGATTCCGTCGGGTGGGAGCCCGTCACCAGCGGCTGGTGACCACGTTCCTCGACGCCGTCGCGCGGAAAGACACGTTTTCCGCTGCACGCGTGCTGTCCTCGGATGCCGCAATAACTTTGGGCGATCGCGACCCACTCGAGCTGGCCGAGCTGGCGGAGCAACTGGACGGGGCCGGTGCGACCAAGATGAACAGCGCGGGCCCCACCGTCGCGGTGTCGCTCCACTCGGGTCATGGGCGCGCCATCATGTTCGCCGATGTGGCCTGGCGCGGCAACGCGATCAACCGGATCAGGTACTTTCCCGCCTGA
- a CDS encoding DoxX family protein gives MNIALVVITVITAAVTAAIAIADFVPARFVLANSAEVGVPRSWLPALGAVKLAGAAGIVVGLLGLRELGIAAAAGLVAFFVGAVATHLRARVLYNIAFPGAYLCLSVASLALMVVR, from the coding sequence ATGAACATCGCCCTTGTCGTCATCACGGTGATCACCGCCGCCGTCACCGCCGCGATCGCCATCGCCGACTTCGTTCCGGCGCGATTCGTTCTGGCGAACTCTGCGGAGGTAGGGGTGCCGCGGTCGTGGTTACCTGCGCTGGGCGCAGTGAAGCTGGCCGGAGCCGCCGGGATCGTTGTCGGCCTGCTGGGCCTGCGGGAATTGGGCATCGCGGCCGCCGCCGGCCTGGTTGCGTTTTTCGTCGGAGCGGTGGCAACGCACCTGAGGGCCCGCGTCCTGTACAACATCGCCTTTCCCGGCGCGTATTTGTGCCTGTCCGTGGCTTCGCTGGCGCTGATGGTGGTCCGGTGA
- a CDS encoding sigma-70 family RNA polymerase sigma factor, protein MSATKDLADLARRFDADRRHLRSVAFQLLGSVADADDAVQSAWLKASRADFDAVDNLSGWFTTITAREAFDQLRVRKRRAEQPLGGADELDRLAQTASAAADEDALLAESVSSALLVVLDRLSPAQRVAFVLHDVFAMPFEQIAGLMDRSPEATKKLASRARVRLHGDPAAPPRRTADHLQVVEAFLTASRGGDIAGLLDLLAPEVVRTVDPTLVPAGVPTTLRGARRVAEETRRFAQRARAGAVMLIDGAPGIVLAARGRAQVLLVIGIGADDRIHTIDITDNAERIRRAALTLPRWPIQEHHKLVGYQGRQTQSAGKPATGQDRESHAR, encoded by the coding sequence ATGAGCGCAACAAAGGATTTGGCGGACCTTGCACGGCGTTTCGACGCCGATCGACGACACCTCAGGTCCGTCGCGTTCCAGCTGCTGGGCTCGGTGGCCGACGCCGACGACGCCGTGCAATCGGCGTGGCTCAAGGCCAGTCGTGCGGACTTCGACGCTGTCGACAACCTCTCCGGCTGGTTCACAACAATCACCGCGCGCGAGGCGTTCGACCAGCTTCGGGTGCGCAAGCGTCGCGCCGAGCAACCACTCGGCGGGGCCGACGAACTGGACCGACTGGCCCAGACGGCGTCGGCGGCGGCCGACGAGGACGCACTGCTGGCGGAGTCGGTGAGCAGCGCCCTGCTCGTCGTGCTCGACCGGCTGTCCCCGGCGCAGCGTGTTGCGTTCGTGCTGCACGACGTCTTCGCCATGCCGTTCGAGCAGATCGCCGGGCTGATGGATCGGTCACCGGAGGCCACCAAGAAGCTGGCCAGCAGGGCGCGCGTTCGCCTGCACGGCGACCCGGCCGCCCCGCCCCGTCGCACGGCCGACCACCTGCAGGTGGTCGAGGCCTTTCTGACGGCCTCGCGCGGCGGTGACATCGCCGGCCTGCTCGACCTGCTCGCCCCCGAGGTGGTGCGCACGGTCGATCCGACCCTCGTTCCGGCGGGCGTGCCAACCACGCTGCGCGGCGCCCGCCGGGTCGCCGAGGAGACTCGCCGGTTCGCTCAGCGGGCGCGCGCCGGCGCTGTCATGCTCATCGACGGGGCACCGGGCATCGTGCTCGCGGCCCGCGGGCGCGCTCAGGTCCTGCTGGTGATCGGCATCGGCGCCGACGATCGCATTCACACGATCGACATCACGGACAACGCCGAGCGAATCCGTCGGGCCGCGCTGACGCTGCCGCGGTGGCCGATCCAGGAACATCACAAGCTCGTCGGGTACCAAGGACGTCAGACACAGTCGGCCGGTAAACCGGCCACGGGGCAAGACCGGGAGAGCCATGCTCGATAA